In Paraburkholderia aromaticivorans, a single window of DNA contains:
- the nikC gene encoding nickel transporter permease: protein MNAAPRRWKDWLLSDTPASRKQAALGLAYRRWRRFARNPLSVFGFVILALLIIVAAIGPLIAPHDPLQQVLSDRLLPPGSPSHWFGTDQLGRDILSRLIYGSRLTLSIAILVVVIVVPVGLLIGTTSGFFGGWVDNALMRITDVALAFPKIVLALAFAAALGPGVINAVIAISITAWPSYARLARAETLRLVQADFIHVARLQGASQIRILLRYIVPLCSSSVIVRATLDMAGIILTVAGLGFLGLGAQPPSPEWGYMVASGRNVLLDSWWVATIPGFAILLVSLAFNLLGDGLRDVFDPHHGG from the coding sequence ATGAATGCCGCGCCCCGACGATGGAAAGACTGGCTGCTGAGCGACACGCCCGCGTCACGCAAACAGGCCGCGCTCGGCCTTGCCTATCGGCGCTGGCGACGCTTTGCGAGAAATCCGCTGTCAGTGTTCGGCTTTGTGATTCTCGCCTTGCTGATCATCGTCGCGGCAATCGGACCGCTGATCGCGCCGCACGATCCCCTGCAGCAAGTCCTCTCCGACCGCCTTCTGCCGCCGGGTTCGCCATCGCACTGGTTCGGCACCGACCAGCTTGGCCGCGACATCCTCTCGCGGCTGATCTACGGCTCGCGGCTCACGCTTTCGATTGCGATTCTCGTCGTGGTGATCGTGGTTCCAGTCGGCCTCCTGATCGGCACCACCTCCGGCTTTTTTGGCGGCTGGGTCGATAACGCGCTGATGCGGATCACCGACGTGGCCCTCGCGTTTCCGAAGATCGTGCTGGCGCTCGCGTTCGCGGCCGCGCTGGGACCGGGTGTCATCAACGCGGTGATCGCGATTTCGATTACGGCGTGGCCGTCGTATGCACGCCTCGCGCGGGCGGAGACCTTGCGGCTCGTGCAAGCCGATTTCATTCACGTCGCGCGGTTGCAGGGTGCGTCGCAGATACGCATCCTCTTGCGCTATATCGTGCCGCTGTGCTCGTCGTCGGTGATCGTGCGTGCGACGCTCGATATGGCTGGCATCATTCTCACCGTCGCGGGTCTTGGGTTCCTCGGCCTCGGCGCGCAACCGCCGAGCCCCGAATGGGGTTACATGGTCGCGTCGGGCCGGAACGTGCTGCTCGATTCGTGGTGGGTGGCCACCATTCCGGGCTTTGCCATTCTGTTGGTGAGTCTTGCCTTCAACCTGCTCGGCGACGGTCTGCGAGACGTCTTCGATCCGCACCATGGAGGCTGA
- a CDS encoding ABC transporter ATP-binding protein, with amino-acid sequence MPADMTQPLCEIDDLRVGFRDHDGKLTEAVRGLSLTLHRGERLGIVGESGSGKSLSGRALLGLLPPAAQCHAKAMKFDGQDLLAMSARKRRQLCGQQMGMILQDPKYSLNPVMTVAQQMREAFELHGPKLGRREMREKIIAALAAVHIRNPERVADAYPHELSGGMGQRVMIAMMVSSGPRLLVADEPTSALDVLVSMQVLGILDEMIEKHGTGLIFISHDLPLVMSFCDRVVVMYAGRVVETCAARDLVHAQHPYTRGLLAANPPLINPPDELPVLKRDAAWLTQSAGASA; translated from the coding sequence ATGCCAGCCGATATGACACAACCCCTGTGTGAAATCGACGACCTGCGAGTCGGCTTTCGCGATCACGACGGCAAATTGACGGAAGCCGTACGCGGCCTGTCGCTGACGCTCCATCGCGGCGAGCGGCTTGGCATCGTCGGCGAATCCGGTTCGGGCAAATCGCTGTCCGGGCGCGCGCTGCTCGGCCTGCTGCCGCCTGCCGCGCAATGCCATGCGAAGGCGATGAAGTTCGATGGTCAGGATCTGCTGGCGATGTCGGCACGCAAGCGCCGGCAACTGTGCGGCCAGCAGATGGGCATGATCCTGCAGGATCCAAAGTACTCACTGAACCCGGTGATGACCGTCGCGCAGCAGATGCGCGAAGCGTTCGAACTGCACGGCCCGAAGCTCGGCCGCCGCGAGATGCGCGAGAAGATCATCGCGGCGCTGGCAGCGGTGCACATCCGCAATCCGGAGCGTGTCGCCGATGCCTACCCGCACGAGTTGTCGGGCGGCATGGGACAACGCGTGATGATCGCCATGATGGTGTCGTCCGGCCCGCGACTCCTCGTCGCCGACGAGCCGACCAGCGCGCTCGACGTGCTCGTCTCGATGCAGGTGCTCGGGATTCTCGACGAAATGATCGAAAAGCACGGCACGGGCCTCATTTTCATCAGCCATGACCTGCCGCTCGTGATGTCGTTCTGCGACCGAGTCGTTGTGATGTACGCGGGTCGCGTTGTGGAAACCTGCGCGGCACGCGATCTCGTTCACGCCCAGCATCCCTACACGCGCGGCCTGCTCGCGGCGAATCCACCGCTCATCAATCCGCCCGATGAACTGCCCGTGCTGAAGCGGGACGCAGCGTGGCTCACGCAATCGGCAGGAGCGT
- a CDS encoding ABC transporter permease, whose translation MSTPLTTRERMRALSAESASVRWTLRLVRWIFTLVITFTGLLAVTFVIGRKIPIDPVLAILGDRASATAYAAARLQLGLDKPLTVQFLIYVRDVLHGNFGMSLLTAHPVIEDIQRVFPATLELATLSTIIGVLVGVPLGVIAAVRHNRWIDHVARFVGLVGSSVPVFWLGLMGLLLFYAKLHWVAGPGRVDPVFDGMVDTHTGSLLVDSLIAGEWDVFFNAFSHIALPAAILGYYSVAYLSRMTRSFMLEQLNQEYITTARAKGLPERRVIWRHAFGNIAVPLLTVIALTYSYLLEGSVLTEIVFAWPGIGSYLTGALLNADMNAVLGSTLVIGVTFIALNLLTDALYRVFDPRAR comes from the coding sequence ATGTCGACTCCCCTCACGACTCGCGAGCGCATGCGCGCGCTTTCGGCTGAAAGCGCCAGCGTGCGCTGGACCTTGCGCCTCGTGCGCTGGATCTTCACGCTCGTGATTACCTTCACCGGCTTGCTGGCCGTCACGTTCGTGATCGGCCGCAAGATACCAATCGACCCGGTGCTGGCGATTCTCGGCGATCGCGCCTCGGCGACGGCCTACGCGGCGGCACGCCTGCAGCTCGGGCTCGACAAGCCGCTCACCGTGCAGTTCCTGATCTACGTGCGCGATGTGCTGCATGGCAACTTCGGCATGTCGCTGCTGACGGCACACCCTGTCATCGAAGACATCCAGCGCGTGTTCCCCGCGACGCTCGAACTCGCGACCCTATCGACGATCATCGGCGTGCTGGTAGGGGTGCCGCTGGGCGTGATCGCCGCCGTGCGCCACAACCGCTGGATCGATCATGTTGCACGCTTTGTCGGTCTCGTTGGCAGCTCGGTGCCGGTGTTCTGGCTTGGACTGATGGGACTGCTGTTGTTCTACGCGAAGCTGCACTGGGTAGCCGGCCCGGGGCGCGTCGATCCCGTATTCGACGGTATGGTCGATACGCATACGGGCAGCCTGCTGGTCGATTCACTCATCGCGGGCGAATGGGATGTGTTTTTCAATGCGTTCTCCCATATCGCGCTACCTGCGGCCATTCTCGGCTACTACTCGGTCGCTTATCTGAGCCGGATGACGCGTTCGTTCATGCTCGAGCAGCTGAACCAGGAGTACATCACCACGGCACGCGCAAAAGGCTTGCCCGAGCGCCGGGTGATCTGGCGTCACGCCTTCGGCAATATCGCCGTGCCGCTTCTGACCGTCATCGCACTCACGTACAGCTATCTGCTCGAAGGCTCGGTGCTGACCGAAATCGTCTTCGCCTGGCCCGGTATCGGCTCGTATCTGACTGGCGCGCTGCTGAATGCCGATATGAACGCCGTGCTTGGCAGCACGCTCGTGATCGGCGTCACGTTCATCGCGCTCAATCTGCTGACCGACGCGCTGTATCGCGTGTTCGATCCGCGCGCCCGCTGA